A single Candidatus Eremiobacteraceae bacterium DNA region contains:
- a CDS encoding DNA-3-methyladenine glycosylase: MIRRLRRTDLPIDTIELARFLIGKMLVHDLRGQRTSGRIVETEAYPVGDAAGHAFRGKTGRNAPLYLARGHAYVYFVYGIYYCLNVSSERLGIGAGVLVRALEPFEGIDRMKERRRSSSVRDLARGPGRLALAMAIDLRYNGVDLCKDPSLWLGVSDPEYRAVVSATTRIGLSRGRGRPWRFYERGSMFVSGPR; encoded by the coding sequence ATGATCAGACGGCTTCGCAGGACCGATCTACCGATCGACACGATCGAGCTCGCACGCTTCTTAATCGGAAAAATGTTGGTGCATGATCTTCGCGGGCAGCGCACGAGCGGCCGCATTGTGGAGACCGAAGCCTATCCGGTCGGCGATGCGGCGGGGCACGCGTTCCGGGGTAAAACGGGAAGAAATGCGCCTCTATATTTGGCACGCGGTCACGCATACGTGTATTTCGTATACGGCATCTATTATTGCCTGAACGTTTCGAGCGAGCGACTCGGCATCGGTGCGGGCGTGTTAGTTCGCGCGCTCGAACCATTCGAAGGAATCGACCGTATGAAGGAGCGCCGCCGCTCTTCGTCAGTACGAGATCTCGCGCGTGGCCCAGGACGTCTCGCCCTGGCAATGGCGATCGATTTGCGTTACAACGGGGTGGACTTGTGTAAGGATCCTTCGTTGTGGCTTGGCGTGTCTGATCCCGAATACCGCGCCGTCGTGTCAGCGACTACCCGAATCGGCTTGAGCCGCGGGCGAGGCCGGCCTTGGCGCTTCTACGAGCGCGGCAGCATGTTCGTAAGCGGTCCGCGGTAG
- a CDS encoding VOC family protein: MNKVQVERKSYEMPPHEGFTVTHFLTVADIDRSARFYEAVFGGRILTRGDSSGASGHIQIANTWLIVNIGGGPTPDKPSVTLSVPANPDSVSSFMNIRVADIQACYELWRNRGAEFITEPKDKYGETRCYIRDPDGYIIEVGQSRPGIT; encoded by the coding sequence ATGAACAAAGTACAAGTCGAGCGGAAGAGCTATGAGATGCCGCCGCACGAGGGATTTACCGTAACACATTTTCTCACCGTCGCCGACATCGACCGTTCGGCTCGATTCTACGAAGCGGTCTTCGGAGGTCGCATTCTGACCAGAGGCGACAGCAGTGGCGCGTCCGGGCACATCCAGATCGCGAACACGTGGCTCATCGTCAACATCGGGGGCGGTCCGACACCCGACAAACCATCGGTAACGCTCAGCGTCCCCGCCAACCCTGATTCAGTCAGCAGCTTTATGAACATACGCGTTGCGGATATTCAAGCGTGCTATGAACTATGGCGAAATCGGGGCGCCGAGTTCATCACGGAGCCAAAGGACAAGTATGGCGAGACGCGCTGCTACATCCGCGATCCTGACGGTTATATTATAGAAGTTGGGCAAAGCAGGCCGGGCATCACTTAG
- a CDS encoding DUF6130 family protein: MLSVRDVRGPAAIQPVNDEPPAKIHVDPPLAESLKGGRVVIQYYAEKLWNAPVFGPAAVEISPRVGHLHVTVDDAPWRWLDTSNEPIIINGLPLGPHKVLIQLVNAIHLPLDRAVVEFTIPPH; this comes from the coding sequence ATGTTGAGCGTGCGAGATGTGCGCGGCCCGGCCGCGATCCAGCCGGTCAACGACGAACCGCCCGCCAAGATCCATGTCGATCCGCCGTTGGCAGAATCGCTCAAAGGCGGGCGGGTTGTCATCCAATACTACGCGGAGAAGCTGTGGAACGCGCCCGTCTTCGGACCCGCGGCGGTTGAGATCTCTCCTCGCGTTGGGCATCTCCACGTGACCGTTGACGATGCACCATGGCGCTGGCTGGATACCAGCAACGAGCCGATCATCATCAACGGGCTTCCGCTGGGGCCGCACAAAGTACTGATCCAACTTGTGAATGCGATCCACTTGCCGCTCGACCGGGCGGTGGTGGAATTCACGATCCCGCCGCACTGA
- a CDS encoding alpha/beta hydrolase, whose amino-acid sequence MPVRISALTWFALVAVAFAAADPPARAAGGVKNIVIVHGAWADGSSFAKVIPLLQAQGYTVTAVQNPLTSLDDDVAATKRVLDLQNGPVLLVGHSWGGMVITQAGTNPKVVGLMYVDAFSPDVGQSANDLGQGYPAPPGLKSISASNGFLWLSQAGVEQFFVPEVPKSEADVVWSTQGPLAASSLGAKVTAAAWKTKPSWCIVGRRDQMIDPGLERAMAKRINATVLELDAGHVPMLSQPQKVADFIASAAKGL is encoded by the coding sequence ATGCCGGTACGAATCTCTGCACTCACGTGGTTTGCGCTAGTCGCGGTTGCGTTTGCCGCAGCGGATCCGCCCGCGCGCGCCGCTGGAGGCGTGAAGAACATCGTCATCGTCCACGGCGCGTGGGCGGATGGCTCGAGCTTTGCCAAAGTCATTCCGCTGCTGCAAGCGCAGGGCTACACAGTCACCGCGGTGCAAAACCCGTTGACGTCGCTTGACGACGACGTCGCCGCCACGAAGCGCGTCCTCGATCTGCAAAACGGTCCCGTGCTGCTCGTCGGCCATTCCTGGGGCGGCATGGTGATCACGCAAGCGGGCACCAATCCGAAGGTGGTCGGCTTGATGTACGTCGACGCCTTTTCGCCCGACGTCGGGCAATCAGCCAACGATCTCGGACAAGGGTACCCAGCTCCGCCGGGATTGAAATCGATCAGCGCATCGAATGGATTCCTCTGGCTGTCGCAAGCGGGTGTCGAGCAATTCTTCGTGCCGGAGGTGCCAAAGAGCGAAGCGGATGTGGTGTGGTCGACGCAAGGCCCGCTGGCGGCTTCGAGTTTAGGTGCCAAGGTGACGGCTGCGGCGTGGAAGACAAAGCCATCGTGGTGCATCGTCGGGCGCCGCGATCAAATGATCGACCCCGGTCTCGAGCGTGCGATGGCCAAGAGGATCAACGCGACCGTGCTCGAGCTCGATGCGGGTCACGTTCCGATGCTCTCGCAGCCACAAAAGGTGGCCGATTTCATCGCGAGCGCGGCAAAAGGATTGTAG